In Microbacterium enclense, one genomic interval encodes:
- a CDS encoding ATP-binding cassette domain-containing protein — protein MSPLPEGQAEVGRQTVPDAADLRARIVVRRRDFAVDIALEVAPGDTVAVMGRSGAGKSTLLGALAGLAALDDGEVVLDGRVLDRAPRVRTAPMHRGIVLLGQDARLFPHLSARENVAFGPRAAGVSASEARARAEEWLTRVGLAGAGDRRPAQLSGGEQQRVAVARALAAEPRVVLLDEPLVALDAVTASEIRSMLRERLAGVTTIAVTHDAVDAAALADRLVIVERGRVTQTGSVREVLTAPATAVAAAIAGLERVVGVSRRGGWENAGMRLDSTDATSLALAATDGVALAAVFRAVDVRLGEGCPATVERLEPTPTGVRVVTDRGAAEVSPSEATAILPGDVVLARIAPDRVRFVAAS, from the coding sequence GTGAGCCCTCTCCCCGAGGGGCAGGCCGAGGTCGGGCGTCAGACGGTTCCGGATGCCGCCGACCTGCGTGCCCGCATCGTCGTCCGCCGTCGCGATTTCGCCGTCGACATCGCGCTCGAGGTCGCGCCCGGAGACACGGTCGCGGTCATGGGCCGCAGCGGTGCGGGCAAGTCGACGCTGCTCGGCGCGCTCGCCGGACTCGCAGCGCTCGATGATGGCGAGGTCGTGCTGGACGGTCGCGTCCTCGACCGCGCGCCGCGTGTACGTACGGCGCCGATGCACCGCGGGATCGTGCTCCTCGGACAGGACGCGCGCCTCTTCCCGCATCTGAGCGCGCGGGAGAACGTCGCGTTCGGTCCCCGCGCGGCGGGGGTCTCGGCATCCGAAGCCCGCGCGCGCGCCGAGGAGTGGCTGACCCGCGTGGGGCTCGCCGGTGCGGGAGACCGGCGCCCCGCTCAGTTGTCGGGCGGCGAGCAGCAGCGCGTCGCGGTGGCCCGCGCGCTCGCCGCCGAGCCGCGCGTGGTGCTCCTGGATGAGCCGCTCGTGGCCCTCGATGCGGTGACCGCGTCGGAGATCCGGTCGATGCTGCGCGAGCGTCTCGCGGGGGTGACGACGATCGCCGTGACACATGACGCCGTCGACGCCGCAGCCCTCGCCGACCGGCTCGTGATCGTCGAGCGCGGACGCGTGACGCAGACAGGGTCGGTGCGCGAGGTCCTCACGGCACCCGCGACAGCGGTCGCCGCGGCCATCGCCGGGCTCGAACGCGTTGTGGGCGTCTCTCGCCGCGGGGGCTGGGAGAACGCGGGAATGCGGCTGGACTCCACGGATGCCACCTCTCTCGCGCTCGCCGCCACCGACGGGGTTGCGCTCGCCGCCGTCTTTCGCGCGGTCGACGTGCGTCTCGGGGAGGGATGTCCGGCCACCGTCGAGCGCCTCGAACCGACCCCGACCGGTGTCCGTGTCGTGACCGATCGCGGGGCCGCCGAGGTGTCGCCGAGCGAGGCGACGGCGATTCTGCCGGGCGACGTGGTGCTCGCGAGGATCGCGCCGGATCGCGTGCGGTTCGTCGCGGCATCCTGA
- a CDS encoding FUSC family protein, whose protein sequence is MREGWRDRLGRGALALLAVAIVVAVLLTVLPEPSAIILGIALTASLSRSQFERDRRGRLEALALLPVVGLAGVALGALLRASPWIGALVYVVVLVAVVASRGRGPFWRRIGSLVATPFLAVLFLPAGVGVDLGPLAAVLAPIGIAVLAWVVVTAVQGAARALMLIPRPVSGGREDVLPPSRLRPSASTRSALQLGVALTVAFVVGGTVFGEHWPWVVLSTIIVAYLPRGRADAIRTGVHRLIGAAVGSLVALLPAGVLPSDGGVVVALALTAIGVGVLFREIGYAVWAFGVTVALTLLERLTGQPSPLIGQRLIEIVVGVAIGLLAVALVYPVRTADVVRSRLSAVLAAVSDRLAAADATDARAAESRIRAALRELDRSAAALTDAARVLALVHRPPPRAAAWTSDAHLIAAVALTAPTPGPAARRRAVGAARRALRSPDDLGPALRRAVEAG, encoded by the coding sequence GTGCGCGAGGGATGGCGAGACCGTCTCGGGCGGGGAGCGCTGGCCCTGCTCGCTGTGGCGATCGTGGTGGCGGTCCTTCTCACGGTGCTGCCCGAACCCTCCGCGATCATCCTGGGCATCGCTCTGACGGCGTCGCTCAGCCGGAGTCAGTTCGAACGGGATCGGCGAGGACGCCTCGAAGCGCTCGCCCTCCTGCCGGTGGTCGGCCTCGCCGGCGTCGCCCTGGGGGCGCTCCTGCGCGCGAGCCCGTGGATCGGAGCCCTCGTCTACGTCGTCGTGCTCGTGGCCGTCGTCGCGTCGAGAGGACGAGGCCCGTTCTGGCGTCGGATCGGCTCGCTCGTGGCGACGCCGTTCCTCGCAGTGCTGTTCCTGCCAGCGGGCGTGGGAGTCGACCTGGGCCCGCTCGCCGCCGTGCTCGCACCGATCGGGATCGCCGTGCTGGCCTGGGTCGTGGTCACCGCGGTGCAGGGCGCGGCTCGAGCGCTGATGCTCATCCCCCGGCCGGTGTCGGGCGGCCGGGAAGACGTGCTCCCGCCGAGCCGACTGCGCCCCTCGGCATCCACGCGCTCCGCTCTGCAGCTGGGCGTCGCGCTCACCGTGGCGTTCGTGGTCGGCGGGACGGTCTTCGGCGAGCACTGGCCGTGGGTGGTGTTGAGCACGATCATCGTCGCCTACCTCCCCCGAGGGCGGGCGGATGCCATCCGCACCGGGGTTCACCGCCTGATCGGCGCGGCGGTGGGCTCTCTCGTGGCTCTTCTCCCCGCCGGTGTGCTGCCGAGCGACGGCGGGGTTGTGGTCGCGCTGGCTCTCACGGCGATCGGGGTCGGCGTCCTGTTCCGCGAGATCGGGTATGCGGTCTGGGCTTTCGGCGTGACGGTCGCGCTGACCCTGCTCGAGCGCCTCACCGGTCAACCCAGCCCGCTCATCGGTCAGCGGTTGATCGAGATCGTCGTGGGTGTCGCGATCGGGCTCCTCGCGGTCGCGTTGGTGTACCCCGTCCGCACCGCCGACGTCGTGCGGTCGCGGCTGAGCGCCGTTCTCGCCGCGGTTTCGGACCGCCTCGCCGCCGCCGACGCGACCGACGCACGCGCGGCCGAGTCACGGATACGCGCCGCCCTCCGGGAACTCGACCGGTCGGCGGCGGCGCTGACCGACGCTGCCCGCGTGCTCGCCCTCGTTCACCGCCCTCCGCCGCGCGCCGCGGCCTGGACGAGCGACGCCCACCTCATCGCCGCGGTCGCCCTCACGGCGCCGACGCCCGGTCCCGCCGCACGGCGCCGCGCGGTCGGCGCAGCGCGGCGCGCGCTCCGGTCGCCCGATGACCTGGGTCCCGCTCTCCGGCGTGCGGTCGAGGCAGGATGA